Proteins co-encoded in one bacterium genomic window:
- a CDS encoding pyridoxal phosphate-dependent aminotransferase: MGQLRLGWLSDVLGDSPTLKLSGQAKELLAKGEPVVNLTAGEPDFPTPRAICEAAHDALDHGRIGYTAAAGMPELRQRVAEFYAARTGVAISAKEVIVSNGAKQVLYNALSMLLNQGDEVAVPVPYWVTYPAQITALRARMIPVIPSRPGWKITAEDLERAGAGRAKALIMNTPSNPSGAVYTRAELEELTEYFRKTSFFILTDEIYEDLVYTDEGHVPLMTVAPDLRHRIVTVTGLSKSYAMTGWRVGFGIADVQTISAMARLQSHSTSNVNTIAQKAAMVAFDCRDEVETMARAFQRRRDVLVAELSDIPGLRFTMPDGAFYLLTDIRGLLGAGRQTGGCMRLAEHLLGEEKVAVVPGEPFGVPNHLRLSYADAEETLREAGLRIRRGIETFGG, encoded by the coding sequence ATGGGACAATTGAGACTGGGCTGGCTGTCCGATGTCCTCGGTGACTCGCCGACCCTCAAGCTGTCGGGACAGGCCAAGGAACTGCTCGCAAAGGGAGAGCCCGTCGTCAACCTGACCGCGGGCGAGCCCGACTTCCCCACGCCCCGGGCCATCTGCGAGGCGGCGCACGACGCCCTCGATCACGGGCGCATCGGCTACACGGCGGCGGCGGGCATGCCCGAACTGCGCCAGCGGGTGGCCGAATTCTATGCTGCGCGGACCGGCGTGGCCATCTCCGCGAAGGAAGTGATCGTTTCCAACGGGGCCAAGCAGGTTCTCTACAACGCGCTCTCGATGCTGCTCAACCAGGGCGACGAGGTGGCCGTGCCCGTGCCCTACTGGGTGACCTACCCCGCCCAGATCACCGCTTTACGCGCGCGCATGATCCCGGTGATCCCGTCGCGGCCGGGCTGGAAGATCACGGCCGAGGATCTGGAGCGCGCCGGCGCCGGGCGCGCCAAGGCGCTGATCATGAACACGCCGTCGAACCCGTCCGGTGCCGTGTACACGAGGGCGGAACTGGAGGAGCTGACGGAATACTTCCGCAAGACGAGCTTCTTCATCCTCACCGACGAGATCTACGAGGATCTGGTCTACACCGACGAGGGACACGTGCCGCTGATGACCGTGGCCCCCGACTTGCGTCACCGTATCGTGACGGTCACCGGCCTGTCCAAGAGCTACGCCATGACCGGCTGGCGGGTCGGGTTCGGCATCGCCGACGTGCAGACCATCAGCGCCATGGCGCGGTTGCAGAGCCACTCCACGAGCAACGTCAACACGATAGCCCAGAAGGCGGCCATGGTGGCGTTCGATTGCCGGGACGAGGTGGAGACCATGGCGCGCGCCTTCCAGAGGCGCCGGGACGTGCTCGTCGCGGAATTGAGCGACATCCCGGGGCTGAGGTTCACGATGCCCGATGGCGCTTTCTATCTGTTGACGGACATCCGCGGCCTGCTCGGCGCGGGCCGGCAGACCGGAGGATGCATGCGCCTCGCCGAGCACCTGCTCGGCGAGGAGAAGGTGGCCGTGGTCCCCGGGGAGCCGTTCGGCGTACCCAACCATCTGCGGCTCAGCTACGCCGACGCCGAGGAGACGCTGCGCGAGGCAGGCCTTCGCATCAGGCGCGGCATAGAGACTTTCGGGGGTTGA
- the coaD gene encoding pantetheine-phosphate adenylyltransferase, which produces MSDLHAIYPGTFDPVTLGHCDVLARALRLFDRITVAVSRGGRATLFDVNERVDLVREAVAGLGDKGRIEVVSFDGLLVDAMRRLSANVAIRGLRTPGDMEHEQNMAAMNRSLVADYEVLVFFARPELAMLSGTLVRDVARCGGPVERYVPAAAATALRARFAADG; this is translated from the coding sequence ATGAGTGATCTACACGCCATTTATCCCGGCACGTTCGACCCCGTGACCCTCGGGCATTGCGACGTGCTTGCGCGGGCGCTGCGGCTCTTCGACAGGATCACCGTGGCGGTCTCGCGCGGGGGACGGGCCACGCTCTTCGACGTGAACGAGCGTGTCGACCTGGTGAGGGAGGCCGTCGCGGGCCTCGGGGACAAAGGCCGCATCGAGGTCGTATCCTTCGACGGATTGCTGGTGGACGCCATGCGGCGCCTGTCGGCGAACGTCGCGATACGCGGACTGCGCACGCCCGGCGACATGGAACACGAACAGAACATGGCGGCCATGAACCGCTCGCTCGTGGCCGACTACGAGGTGCTGGTCTTCTTCGCGCGTCCCGAACTGGCCATGCTCAGCGGGACCCTGGTCCGCGACGTCGCACGTTGTGGCGGGCCGGTGGAGAGGTACGTGCCCGCGGCGGCCGCCACGGCCCTGCGGGCGAGGTTCGCCGCGGACGGGTAA
- the rsmD gene encoding 16S rRNA (guanine(966)-N(2))-methyltransferase RsmD: MRVVAGSWRGRKLTAPPGRETRPTTDRVKEAIFSILGGAIREARVVDLCCGAGGLGIESLSRGAGHVDFVDLSWQALEAVRCNLETCGAEPSRYRLWRQDACGWLATPGDDLAARDIILADPPYAGDLAVDVWRACSRLADAGRCVLVVLEHVPGLTLPPPPAGWRVDQRRYGAAALSIMERDDE, translated from the coding sequence ATGAGGGTGGTGGCCGGCAGCTGGCGGGGTCGCAAGCTGACGGCCCCGCCGGGACGCGAGACGCGTCCCACCACCGATCGCGTCAAGGAAGCTATCTTCTCGATCCTGGGCGGGGCGATTCGCGAGGCGAGGGTCGTCGACCTGTGCTGCGGCGCGGGAGGGCTCGGTATCGAGTCCTTGAGCCGCGGCGCGGGACATGTGGATTTTGTCGATCTTTCGTGGCAAGCTCTCGAAGCGGTCCGGTGCAACCTGGAGACCTGCGGCGCCGAGCCATCGCGCTATCGCCTCTGGCGGCAGGACGCCTGTGGCTGGCTCGCGACCCCGGGAGACGACCTCGCCGCTCGGGACATCATCCTGGCCGATCCGCCCTACGCCGGCGACCTGGCCGTGGATGTCTGGCGCGCCTGTTCGCGTCTCGCCGACGCCGGCCGGTGCGTTCTGGTGGTGCTGGAACACGTACCGGGGCTGACGTTGCCCCCGCCGCCCGCCGGTTGGCGGGTCGATCAACGCCGCTACGGCGCCGCGGCCCTATCGATCATGGAGAGGGACGATGAGTGA
- a CDS encoding shikimate kinase, with amino-acid sequence MWLSLIGFMGSGKSTVARLLGEHALLDVQDLDAVIETDAGRTVADIFAAGGAAAFRDLELAALQHLPTAGDIVLACGGGVVERTAACELLRSRGAVVWLDAPWEILRQRLAQSDTTERPLLGRGWADAADLLRARLPLYARTAHFRFRSDLAEPRELVSRVLAAKLYWERRGGRGES; translated from the coding sequence ATGTGGTTATCCCTGATCGGTTTCATGGGCAGCGGCAAGAGCACGGTCGCCCGCTTGCTCGGCGAACACGCCCTGCTGGACGTGCAGGACCTGGACGCCGTGATCGAGACCGACGCCGGCCGGACCGTGGCCGATATCTTCGCCGCGGGCGGCGCCGCGGCCTTCCGCGATTTGGAGCTCGCCGCACTGCAGCACCTGCCGACCGCGGGCGACATCGTGCTGGCGTGCGGCGGCGGCGTGGTCGAGCGCACGGCGGCGTGCGAATTGTTGCGCAGCCGGGGCGCCGTCGTCTGGCTCGATGCACCCTGGGAGATCCTGAGGCAACGTCTCGCGCAGAGCGACACGACGGAGCGGCCGCTCCTGGGACGCGGCTGGGCGGACGCCGCGGATCTGCTGCGCGCGAGGCTGCCGCTCTACGCCCGCACGGCTCACTTCAGGTTTCGCAGCGATCTGGCCGAACCCCGGGAACTCGTCAGCCGCGTGCTCGCCGCCAAGCTGTACTGGGAGCGGCGCGGCGGCCGCGGGGAATCATGA
- a CDS encoding sigma-54 dependent transcriptional regulator: MEDKRILVVDDEESMCQYLSILLGKEGYKVTTACSGAEALALMEQAPFDVVLSDIQMPKVDGIQLLKGIKAVDPETPVIMLTAYASEQSAIDAVNLGAYSYLQKHCKNDEIKVAVRNALQLRYARSENVQLRRELTKKRIHSKIIGQSDCMETVYRMIDKISATPATILITGESGTGKELIARTIHDRSERAQKTFVAINCGAIPETLLESQLFGHVKGSFTGADRDHDGFCRQAQGGTIFLDEIGETPHAIQVKLLRMLQEREIYPVGSSKAVKVDLRVIAATNRDLEREVGAGNFRTDLFYRLNVIPIDLPALRDRPDDIPLLCDHFLKQYWPEYPGTVGAAISEEALRCLMRYEWPGNVRELENVIERACIIRENERIGRNDLPPGVADPVSEGSVPAALLGSHVALEEVERCHIQGVLDSVGGHKKRAAEILEINPSTLYRKLLRYEADMDGNDDAHRNSDADGEEVPVCVGGDDEL; encoded by the coding sequence ATGGAGGACAAGCGGATCCTGGTCGTGGACGACGAGGAGTCCATGTGCCAATACCTGTCCATACTGCTGGGCAAGGAAGGCTACAAGGTGACGACGGCCTGCTCCGGCGCCGAGGCGTTGGCGTTGATGGAACAGGCGCCATTCGACGTGGTCCTGAGCGACATCCAGATGCCCAAGGTGGACGGCATCCAGCTGCTCAAGGGCATCAAGGCAGTGGACCCCGAGACGCCGGTCATCATGCTGACCGCGTACGCCAGCGAACAGTCGGCCATCGACGCGGTGAACCTCGGCGCCTATTCGTACCTGCAGAAGCACTGCAAGAACGACGAGATCAAGGTGGCTGTGCGCAACGCCCTGCAGCTTCGCTACGCCCGCAGCGAGAACGTGCAGTTGCGCCGCGAGTTGACCAAGAAGCGCATCCACTCGAAGATCATCGGCCAGAGCGACTGCATGGAGACCGTCTACAGGATGATCGACAAGATCTCGGCCACGCCGGCCACCATCCTGATCACGGGCGAGAGCGGCACGGGCAAGGAGTTGATCGCCCGCACGATACACGACCGCAGCGAGCGGGCGCAGAAAACATTCGTGGCGATCAACTGCGGCGCGATCCCCGAGACGCTCCTCGAGAGCCAGCTCTTCGGCCACGTCAAGGGTTCCTTCACGGGCGCCGACCGCGACCACGACGGATTCTGCCGGCAAGCCCAGGGCGGCACCATCTTCCTGGACGAGATCGGCGAGACGCCCCACGCCATCCAGGTCAAGCTGCTGCGCATGCTTCAGGAGCGGGAGATCTACCCGGTCGGCTCGAGCAAGGCCGTCAAGGTGGATCTGCGCGTCATCGCGGCGACCAACCGCGATCTGGAGCGGGAAGTGGGAGCCGGCAACTTCCGGACCGACCTCTTCTACCGGCTCAACGTGATCCCCATCGATCTGCCGGCCCTGCGCGACCGTCCCGACGACATACCGCTGCTCTGCGACCATTTCCTGAAGCAGTACTGGCCGGAGTACCCCGGGACCGTGGGCGCCGCGATCTCCGAGGAGGCGCTGCGGTGCCTGATGCGCTACGAGTGGCCCGGCAACGTGCGCGAACTGGAGAACGTGATCGAGCGCGCCTGCATCATCCGCGAGAACGAACGCATCGGCCGGAATGATCTGCCGCCCGGCGTGGCGGATCCCGTCAGCGAAGGTTCGGTGCCGGCCGCCCTGCTCGGCAGCCACGTGGCGCTCGAGGAGGTGGAGCGCTGCCACATCCAGGGCGTCCTGGACAGCGTTGGCGGCCACAAGAAGCGGGCCGCGGAGATCCTCGAGATCAATCCGTCCACCCTCTACCGCAAGCTGCTGCGCTACGAAGCCGATATGGACGGGAATGATGACGCTCACCGGAACTCGGATGCCGACGGCGAGGAAGTGCCTGTCTGCGTGGGGGGCGACGACGAACTGTAA
- a CDS encoding PAS domain S-box protein codes for MLAAVISVFALAVTACCAMGWRREAAARRREMRRADALGSDLRNVLDNLSSGLVIIDQRGIIQRLNPAAQCILMLDEEDALGYSMTDVFDEGLHDFNRALAQVLAGGGPVLRREIRILRGDGADLPVGVSVSPIEASDGALTGAVAIFQDLTDINLMRDKMRETDQLAAVGELSAGIAHEIRNPLASIRGSVEILAGELSLDEQERELMELILRESRRVNDIITDFLSFARTRPAQPKLVEMRPFLDDAVLQLRMHLEERGGETVVTHAVEPEDMLILMDAEQIKQVLLNLAMNGFEAMDYTGELTLTAELDAHNTACQITVADTGPGVPASSRASLFKPFFTERKGGTGLGLSVVKRIVHDHGGRVELASPPGGGAVFMVVLPLLQTPVMGVEPEAAYLAGR; via the coding sequence TTGTTGGCAGCCGTTATCAGCGTGTTCGCACTGGCCGTGACGGCGTGTTGCGCCATGGGCTGGCGTCGCGAAGCGGCGGCGCGACGCCGCGAGATGCGTCGGGCCGACGCGCTCGGCTCTGACCTGCGAAACGTGCTGGACAACCTGAGCAGCGGTCTGGTGATCATCGATCAGCGGGGCATCATCCAGCGCCTGAATCCCGCGGCGCAGTGCATCCTCATGCTGGACGAGGAGGATGCGCTCGGATATTCCATGACCGACGTCTTCGATGAGGGACTGCACGATTTCAACCGTGCGTTGGCACAGGTCCTGGCCGGAGGCGGCCCCGTGCTGAGGCGGGAGATCCGCATCCTGCGCGGCGACGGCGCGGATCTGCCGGTGGGCGTCAGCGTCAGTCCGATCGAGGCGTCGGACGGAGCCCTCACGGGCGCCGTCGCCATCTTCCAGGACCTGACGGACATCAATCTCATGCGAGACAAGATGCGCGAGACGGACCAGCTGGCGGCGGTCGGCGAGCTTTCGGCCGGCATCGCGCACGAGATCCGCAACCCGCTGGCCAGCATCCGGGGCAGCGTGGAGATCCTGGCCGGGGAGCTGTCCCTGGACGAGCAGGAGCGCGAGCTCATGGAACTGATTCTCAGGGAGAGCCGGCGCGTCAACGACATCATCACCGACTTCCTGTCCTTCGCCCGCACCCGGCCCGCCCAGCCGAAGCTGGTGGAGATGCGCCCCTTCCTGGACGACGCCGTCTTGCAGCTGCGCATGCACCTGGAGGAGAGGGGAGGCGAGACGGTGGTGACGCATGCGGTCGAGCCGGAGGATATGCTCATCCTCATGGACGCCGAGCAGATCAAGCAGGTCCTGCTCAATCTGGCCATGAACGGCTTCGAAGCCATGGACTACACGGGGGAATTGACCCTCACGGCCGAGCTCGACGCGCACAACACCGCCTGCCAGATCACCGTCGCGGACACCGGGCCCGGCGTACCGGCGTCGAGCCGCGCCTCGCTCTTCAAGCCCTTCTTCACCGAGCGCAAGGGCGGCACAGGGCTGGGGCTCTCGGTCGTGAAAAGGATCGTCCATGACCACGGCGGTCGGGTCGAGCTGGCTTCGCCGCCGGGCGGGGGTGCCGTCTTCATGGTGGTCCTGCCGCTGCTGCAGACCCCGGTCATGGGCGTGGAGCCCGAAGCAGCCTACCTCGCTGGCCGCTGA